One window of Fimbriimonadaceae bacterium genomic DNA carries:
- the mnmA gene encoding tRNA 2-thiouridine(34) synthase MnmA, translated as MAARRRQILVAMSGGVDSSVAAALLARRGHDVVGVTMQIWQESQTDPRHAGCCSLGAVEDARRVARHIGIPHYVVNFREEFRDSVIRHFGDEYARGRTPNPCVECNRTVKFEMLLEKMREFGCEQLATGHYARTRFDRASGRWRLMRARGEGKDQSYVLYMLDQAQLGVAAFPLGELRNKDETRAMAREWGLGVADKPDSQEICFVSEAGGYVEFLKRTRPEVLEAGEMVDDRGRVVGEHAGVAAFTVGQRRGVSMAAPDGRALYVLRLEPANNRVVVGPEEALLSREVFLEDVVWGAAPSDVGRLRVQAKIRYNMDPRPATLIGGSTPRIEFDEPVKAVTPGQIAVAYRGQTVAAGGIIRSEPAQA; from the coding sequence ATGGCGGCTAGGCGTCGGCAGATCCTCGTCGCCATGTCGGGCGGGGTGGACTCCAGCGTGGCCGCGGCGTTGCTCGCGCGCCGAGGCCACGACGTGGTCGGGGTCACGATGCAGATTTGGCAGGAGAGCCAGACGGACCCTCGCCATGCGGGGTGCTGCTCGCTGGGCGCGGTGGAGGACGCGCGCCGCGTGGCGCGGCACATCGGAATCCCCCACTACGTGGTGAACTTCCGCGAGGAGTTCCGGGACTCGGTGATCCGCCACTTTGGAGACGAGTACGCCCGGGGCCGCACGCCGAATCCGTGCGTGGAGTGCAACCGGACCGTGAAGTTCGAGATGCTCCTCGAGAAGATGCGCGAATTCGGTTGCGAGCAACTGGCGACGGGCCACTACGCCCGAACGCGATTCGACCGGGCAAGCGGCCGCTGGCGCTTGATGCGCGCGCGAGGCGAGGGCAAGGATCAGAGCTACGTGCTCTACATGCTCGACCAAGCCCAGTTGGGAGTGGCTGCCTTTCCGCTCGGCGAGCTGCGCAACAAGGACGAGACTCGGGCGATGGCGAGGGAGTGGGGCCTGGGCGTCGCGGACAAGCCCGACTCGCAGGAGATCTGCTTCGTGAGCGAGGCGGGCGGCTACGTGGAGTTTCTCAAGCGCACCCGCCCGGAAGTTCTGGAGGCGGGCGAGATGGTGGACGACCGCGGCCGGGTCGTGGGCGAGCACGCCGGCGTGGCCGCGTTCACGGTCGGCCAGCGCCGCGGCGTTTCGATGGCGGCGCCGGACGGGCGCGCCCTCTACGTGCTGCGCCTCGAACCCGCGAACAACCGGGTGGTGGTCGGCCCGGAGGAGGCGCTGCTGAGCCGGGAGGTTTTCCTCGAGGACGTGGTGTGGGGAGCGGCTCCTTCCGATGTCGGGCGGCTCCGCGTCCAAGCAAAGATACGGTACAATATGGACCCTCGTCCGGCAACTCTGATCGGAGGCTCGACGCCACGAATCGAGTTCGACGAGCCGGTGAAGGCCGTGACCCCAGGGCAGATCGCGGTGGCCTACCGAGGCCAGACGGTTGCTGCAGGGGGAATCATCCGGTCCGAGCCGGCGCAGGCCTAG
- a CDS encoding YtxH domain-containing protein, giving the protein MNDSDEKNALIYMLAGVGLGAIIGAAAGLLFAPKAGPETREELASKLKELKAKTEDWIAEQRAKKHAGEPAEEVGA; this is encoded by the coding sequence ATGAACGATTCCGACGAGAAGAACGCTTTGATCTACATGCTGGCAGGGGTCGGTTTGGGCGCCATCATCGGCGCAGCCGCTGGACTTCTGTTCGCGCCGAAAGCGGGTCCCGAGACGCGCGAAGAACTCGCGAGCAAGCTGAAGGAGCTGAAGGCGAAGACCGAAGATTGGATCGCCGAGCAGCGGGCCAAGAAGCACGCCGGCGAGCCGGCCGAGGAAGTGGGCGCCTAA